In Tistrella mobilis, one DNA window encodes the following:
- a CDS encoding Vgb family protein, whose protein sequence is MTKTLTSPTAAATPATADAEILRDYGPWPGVDAVHGVSFDGSHVWFAVGPAVNVLDPSDGRVVRRLPVPGEAGTAFDGRFLYQIAGPVIRRLDPETGAEQGTIPCPGNGCASGLAWGEGTLWVGQFDDRRILQIDPETGAVLRQITSDRMVTGVTWAGDELWHGSWDGAQQTADLRRIDPDTGRVIAVIAMPPGISVSGLESDGNGTFYCGGGRSGKIRAVRKSI, encoded by the coding sequence ATGACCAAGACCCTCACATCCCCCACCGCCGCCGCCACGCCCGCCACGGCCGATGCCGAGATCCTGCGCGACTACGGCCCCTGGCCCGGGGTCGATGCCGTGCACGGGGTCAGTTTCGACGGCAGCCATGTCTGGTTCGCCGTCGGCCCGGCGGTGAATGTGCTCGACCCCTCGGATGGCCGGGTGGTGCGCAGGCTGCCGGTGCCGGGAGAGGCCGGCACCGCTTTCGACGGCCGGTTTCTCTATCAGATCGCAGGGCCGGTGATCCGCCGGCTCGACCCCGAAACCGGCGCGGAGCAGGGCACCATCCCCTGCCCGGGCAATGGCTGCGCCTCGGGCCTCGCCTGGGGCGAGGGCACGCTCTGGGTTGGCCAGTTCGACGACCGCCGGATCCTGCAGATCGACCCCGAAACCGGCGCCGTGCTCCGCCAGATCACCTCGGACCGCATGGTCACGGGCGTCACCTGGGCGGGCGACGAACTCTGGCACGGCAGCTGGGACGGCGCGCAGCAGACGGCCGATCTGCGCCGCATCGATCCCGACACCGGCCGCGTGATCGCCGTCATCGCCATGCCCCCGGGGATTTCGGTCTCGGGGCTGGAAAGCGACGGCAACGGCACCTTCTATTGCGGCGGCGGCCGCAGCGGCAAGATCAGGGCGGTGCGCAAGAGCATCTGA
- a CDS encoding cold-shock protein: protein MATGTVKWFNTTKGFGFIQPDEGGNDAFVHISAVQRSGLTELVEGQKVAYELIADRRSGKLAAANLELL from the coding sequence ATGGCTACGGGAACCGTGAAGTGGTTCAACACCACCAAGGGCTTCGGCTTCATCCAGCCTGACGAGGGCGGAAACGACGCCTTCGTGCACATCAGCGCCGTGCAGCGTTCGGGCCTGACCGAGCTGGTCGAAGGCCAGAAGGTTGCCTACGAGCTGATCGCTGACCGCCGCAGCGGTAAGCTGGCAGCTGCCAATCTGGAGCTTCTCTGA
- a CDS encoding FAD binding domain-containing protein codes for MQPFRLHPPTPVHDPAPTGARQIAGGTNLVDLMRLGVERPTALVDLDRVSPPALRGITRLPDGTFRIGALTRMAEAAADPELGAALPMVVQSLELAASPQIRNMASLGGNLLQRTRCPYFRDVSWPCNKRERGSGCGAMEGITRHHAILGTSDSCIAAYPGDFAQAALALDAQIEITGQGGVRRMKLARLHRLPGATPDVETALDADETITAIHLPAPGWARRSLFLKRRERASYSFALVSVACALDLDGDRVREVRLALGGVATIPWRAFPAEQLLAGERLTEECAHAAGVAAFADAVVRPDNAFKRDLGAALIARALLAARALPAAGDLSVTETRR; via the coding sequence ATGCAACCCTTCCGGCTTCATCCCCCGACACCCGTCCACGACCCGGCCCCCACCGGTGCCCGGCAGATCGCGGGCGGCACCAATCTGGTCGATCTGATGCGGCTGGGGGTGGAACGCCCCACGGCCCTGGTCGATCTGGACCGGGTGTCGCCGCCGGCGCTGCGCGGCATCACCCGCCTGCCCGACGGCACCTTCCGGATCGGCGCGCTGACCCGCATGGCCGAGGCCGCCGCCGACCCGGAGCTTGGCGCCGCCCTGCCGATGGTGGTGCAAAGCCTGGAGCTGGCGGCGAGCCCGCAGATCCGCAACATGGCGAGCCTGGGCGGCAACCTGCTGCAGCGCACCCGCTGCCCCTATTTCCGCGATGTCAGCTGGCCCTGCAACAAGCGCGAGCGCGGCAGCGGCTGCGGCGCGATGGAGGGCATCACCCGCCATCATGCGATTCTTGGTACCAGCGACAGCTGCATCGCCGCCTATCCCGGCGATTTCGCCCAGGCCGCACTGGCGCTGGATGCCCAGATCGAAATCACCGGCCAGGGCGGGGTCCGGCGCATGAAACTGGCCCGGCTGCACCGCCTGCCGGGGGCGACGCCCGATGTCGAAACCGCGCTGGATGCCGACGAGACCATCACCGCCATCCACCTGCCCGCCCCGGGCTGGGCGCGGCGCTCGCTGTTCCTGAAGCGCCGGGAACGGGCCTCCTATTCCTTCGCCCTGGTCTCGGTCGCCTGCGCGCTGGACCTGGACGGCGACCGGGTGCGCGAGGTGCGCCTGGCGCTGGGCGGCGTCGCCACCATCCCCTGGCGGGCCTTTCCGGCCGAACAGCTGCTGGCCGGCGAACGCCTGACCGAGGAATGCGCCCATGCCGCCGGGGTCGCCGCCTTCGCCGATGCCGTGGTCCGGCCCGACAACGCCTTCAAGCGCGATCTGGGGGCCGCATTGATCGCCCGCGCCCTGCTTGCCGCCCGCGCCCTGCCTGCCGCCGGGGATCTTTCGGTCACGGAGACCCGCCGATGA
- a CDS encoding xanthine dehydrogenase family protein molybdopterin-binding subunit — protein sequence MSLPPTSLPATSLPATTPRIDGRAKVTGRAVYPADTAIAGLAHAALVVSPVARGRLAAIDTAKAAALPGVLGVLTVDDVTGRIGLPRFGVAASSIAPLQDRLIRHDGEILAVVAAETAEIAAEAAARVSFRIEAEAPATGFDDAGAETVAAAEAAGRKDPGQGDVEAGFAAAEVCIEADYETPVQHHNALELYSTTAVWDGEGDQARLTVYEPSQNVNGWRHELARQLGIDAARVRVVAEFVGGAFGGKGPITARTALIAFAARHFGRPLRCVVSRAQGFTAGTHRAETRQRIRMGATRDGRITAFVHDGAEVTSRADPYLVGGNSVTARLYGYGAVQTKLSLVHADRPTPGYMRSPPEVPYVYALEQAMDEMAAALDMEPIDFRRRNDTATDPLSGKRYSSRMLMPCFDAAAKAFGWDRRDPVPGSMRDGDWVIGMGCAATVYPANIAAATARVRLAADARVTVETASHELGTGIRTAAARMAAEVLGVAPERVTVRTGDSDLPPAPVSGGSNSTASVCSAVARAAEAVKTTLFTRLTAPDAGPLAGLDAATLRLRDGRIEADGPYMALDAALEAAGLEAISQTADFIPDGLKPDAVEKLRAGRTPMRGGGSGDLLRYAMGAEFAEIRINRRTLEIEVPRMTGAFAAGRIMNPLTARSQLIGGMIWGLSTALMEETELDRRAARVLNHDLENYLMPVNADIGQVDVILLDEDDRAGNPSGIKGLGELGNVGMSAAIANAVHHATGRRFRRLPIRIDRLFLPASPDVIPGSPAPT from the coding sequence ATGAGCCTGCCCCCCACCTCCCTGCCCGCCACCTCCCTCCCTGCCACGACACCCCGCATCGACGGGCGCGCCAAGGTCACCGGCCGGGCCGTCTATCCCGCCGACACCGCCATTGCCGGCCTGGCCCATGCAGCCCTGGTCGTCTCGCCCGTGGCCCGCGGCCGGCTGGCGGCGATCGACACCGCAAAGGCCGCCGCCCTGCCCGGCGTGCTGGGGGTGCTGACCGTCGACGACGTCACCGGCCGCATCGGCCTGCCCCGCTTCGGCGTCGCCGCATCGTCGATCGCACCGCTTCAGGACCGGCTGATCCGCCATGACGGCGAGATCCTGGCGGTGGTGGCGGCAGAGACCGCCGAGATCGCGGCCGAGGCCGCCGCCCGGGTGAGCTTCCGGATCGAGGCCGAGGCCCCCGCCACCGGCTTCGACGATGCCGGCGCCGAAACCGTCGCCGCCGCCGAGGCCGCCGGCCGCAAGGATCCCGGCCAGGGTGATGTCGAGGCCGGTTTCGCCGCCGCCGAGGTGTGTATCGAGGCCGATTACGAAACGCCGGTGCAGCACCACAATGCGCTCGAACTCTATTCCACCACCGCGGTCTGGGACGGCGAGGGCGATCAGGCGCGGCTGACGGTCTATGAACCCTCGCAGAACGTGAACGGCTGGCGCCATGAACTGGCCCGCCAGCTGGGCATCGATGCCGCCCGGGTGCGGGTGGTGGCGGAATTCGTCGGCGGCGCCTTCGGCGGCAAGGGGCCGATCACCGCGCGCACGGCGCTGATCGCCTTCGCCGCCCGGCATTTCGGCCGGCCGCTCCGCTGCGTGGTCAGCCGCGCCCAGGGCTTCACCGCCGGCACCCACCGGGCGGAGACCCGCCAGCGGATCCGCATGGGCGCCACGCGCGACGGCCGGATCACCGCCTTCGTGCATGACGGCGCCGAGGTCACCTCGCGCGCCGACCCCTATCTGGTCGGCGGCAATTCGGTCACCGCCCGGCTCTACGGCTATGGGGCGGTCCAGACGAAGCTGTCGCTGGTCCATGCCGACCGCCCGACCCCCGGCTATATGCGCTCGCCGCCCGAAGTGCCCTATGTCTACGCGCTGGAACAGGCGATGGACGAGATGGCGGCGGCGCTCGACATGGAGCCGATCGACTTCCGGCGGCGGAACGATACCGCGACCGACCCGCTGTCGGGCAAGCGCTACAGCAGCCGGATGCTGATGCCCTGTTTCGATGCCGCCGCAAAGGCCTTCGGCTGGGACCGGCGCGACCCGGTGCCGGGGTCGATGCGCGATGGCGACTGGGTGATCGGCATGGGCTGCGCCGCCACCGTCTACCCCGCCAACATCGCCGCCGCCACCGCCCGGGTGCGGCTTGCCGCCGACGCCCGGGTGACGGTCGAAACCGCCAGCCACGAGCTCGGCACCGGCATCCGCACCGCCGCCGCCCGCATGGCCGCCGAGGTTCTGGGCGTGGCGCCCGAACGGGTGACGGTCAGAACCGGCGACAGCGACCTGCCGCCGGCCCCCGTCTCGGGCGGATCCAACTCCACCGCCAGCGTCTGTTCGGCGGTGGCGCGGGCCGCAGAGGCGGTGAAGACGACGCTCTTCACCCGGCTGACCGCCCCGGATGCCGGGCCGCTGGCCGGGCTGGATGCGGCGACGCTCCGCCTCCGCGACGGCCGGATCGAGGCCGACGGCCCCTATATGGCGCTCGACGCCGCGCTGGAAGCGGCCGGGCTGGAGGCGATCAGCCAGACGGCCGACTTCATCCCCGACGGGCTGAAGCCCGATGCGGTGGAGAAGCTGCGCGCCGGCCGCACGCCGATGCGCGGCGGCGGATCGGGCGATCTGCTGCGCTATGCCATGGGCGCTGAATTCGCCGAAATCCGCATCAACCGCCGCACGCTCGAAATCGAGGTGCCGCGCATGACCGGCGCCTTCGCCGCCGGCCGGATCATGAACCCGCTGACCGCGCGCAGCCAGCTGATCGGCGGCATGATCTGGGGGCTTTCCACCGCGCTGATGGAAGAGACCGAGCTGGACCGCCGGGCGGCGCGCGTGCTGAACCACGATCTTGAAAACTATCTGATGCCGGTGAATGCCGATATCGGGCAGGTGGATGTCATCCTGCTCGACGAGGACGATCGCGCCGGCAACCCCTCGGGCATCAAGGGGCTGGGAGAGCTTGGCAATGTCGGCATGTCCGCCGCCATCGCCAATGCCGTCCACCACGCGACCGGCCGCCGCTTCCGGCGCCTGCCGATCCGCATCGACCGGCTGTTCCTGCCGGCCTCTCCGGATGTGATCCCCGGCTCTCCCGCGCCCACCTGA
- a CDS encoding helix-turn-helix domain-containing protein, translating into MDALITAAARALAAGDLLGALNRVSLRDDPPALALRGIVMARLGEFGRARDLLARAGRGFGRGNPAARARCTLAEAEIALVLRDIAWPQGLLDRTRAVLETAGDHANAAHARIIEARRLLLIGQPGAAGDAIAGLDPGRIPPALAAGLHLTRAGIAARRIAAAEAARDLDAAAAAAAASGIAELAAEVATARHQLDAPAARLVRAGTDRMVTLAEIEALPAEAALVVDACRLIVRDATDIRPLATRPVLFALARQLALAHPADVPRAVLIREGFGGRTADDSHRARLRVEIGRLRRLLHPLARIHATPAGFVLHPARPGPVALLDPPIEAGCGRILALLADGEAWSTTALAIALGTSARTIQRLMERLAATGRVRPTGRGRTRRWTVPALGGFPTIMLLPGV; encoded by the coding sequence ATGGATGCGCTGATCACCGCCGCCGCCCGCGCCCTGGCGGCGGGCGACCTTTTGGGCGCCCTCAATCGCGTGTCGCTCCGCGACGACCCGCCGGCGCTGGCGCTGCGCGGCATCGTCATGGCAAGGCTCGGCGAATTCGGCCGGGCGCGGGATCTGCTCGCCCGGGCCGGACGGGGCTTCGGCCGCGGCAACCCCGCGGCGCGGGCGCGCTGCACCCTGGCCGAGGCCGAAATCGCCCTGGTGCTGCGCGACATCGCCTGGCCCCAAGGGCTGCTGGACCGCACCCGCGCGGTGCTGGAGACGGCCGGCGACCACGCCAATGCCGCCCATGCCCGGATCATCGAGGCCCGCCGCCTGCTGCTGATCGGCCAGCCGGGCGCCGCCGGCGACGCGATCGCCGGGCTCGACCCCGGCCGGATCCCGCCGGCGCTTGCGGCCGGGCTGCACCTGACCCGCGCCGGCATCGCCGCCCGCCGGATCGCGGCTGCCGAAGCCGCCCGTGACCTCGATGCCGCCGCCGCGGCGGCCGCGGCCAGCGGCATCGCCGAACTCGCCGCCGAAGTGGCGACCGCCCGCCACCAGCTCGACGCCCCGGCGGCCCGGCTGGTCCGGGCCGGCACCGACCGCATGGTCACGCTGGCCGAAATAGAGGCCCTGCCGGCAGAGGCGGCGCTGGTCGTCGATGCCTGCCGGTTGATCGTCCGCGATGCCACCGACATCCGCCCGCTGGCCACCCGCCCGGTGCTCTTCGCCCTGGCCCGCCAGCTGGCGCTGGCCCATCCGGCCGATGTGCCGCGCGCGGTGCTGATCCGCGAAGGTTTCGGCGGCCGCACCGCCGACGACAGCCACCGCGCCCGGCTCCGGGTCGAGATCGGCCGCCTGCGCCGCCTGCTCCACCCGCTCGCCCGGATCCACGCCACCCCGGCCGGCTTCGTTCTGCACCCCGCCCGCCCGGGCCCGGTCGCCCTGCTCGACCCGCCGATCGAGGCCGGCTGCGGCCGCATCCTCGCCCTGCTCGCCGATGGCGAAGCCTGGTCGACCACGGCCCTCGCCATCGCCCTCGGCACCAGCGCGCGCACCATACAGCGCCTCATGGAACGGCTTGCCGCCACGGGCCGCGTCCGCCCCACCGGCCGCGGCCGCACCCGCCGCTGGACGGTCCCGGCCCTCGGCGGTTTTCCGACGATCATGCTGCTGCCGGGGGTATAG
- a CDS encoding (2Fe-2S)-binding protein, translating into MVGLEVNGRPCRVTIDPRLSLLDLLRDRLGLTGAKKGCDHGQCGACTLLVDGRAVLGCLTLAARLDGARVTSIEGLTPESASEDEGEGALHPMQQAFIDHDAFQCGYCTPGQILSAVALIAAEPQPDDARIREHMSGNLCRCAAYPNIVAAVRAAAGRMGGA; encoded by the coding sequence ATGGTCGGCCTGGAGGTCAACGGCCGCCCCTGCCGCGTGACCATCGACCCCCGGCTCAGCCTGCTGGATCTGCTGCGCGACCGGCTGGGGCTGACCGGCGCCAAGAAGGGCTGCGACCACGGCCAGTGCGGCGCCTGCACCCTGCTGGTCGACGGCCGGGCCGTGCTCGGCTGCCTGACCCTCGCCGCCCGGCTGGATGGCGCCCGCGTGACCAGCATCGAAGGGCTGACGCCCGAGAGCGCGAGCGAGGACGAGGGAGAGGGCGCGCTGCACCCCATGCAGCAGGCCTTCATCGATCACGATGCCTTCCAGTGCGGCTATTGCACCCCCGGCCAGATCCTGTCGGCCGTGGCGCTGATCGCGGCCGAACCGCAGCCCGACGATGCGCGGATCCGCGAGCACATGTCGGGCAATCTCTGCCGCTGCGCCGCCTATCCCAATATCGTGGCCGCGGTGCGTGCGGCGGCCGGCCGGATGGGGGGTGCGTGA
- a CDS encoding zinc-dependent alcohol dehydrogenase: MKAVVFHDVGDIRLDTVADPGLQAPTDAIIRITASAICGTDLHMVRGTMPGMKPGTILGHEAIGIIEEPGSQMRNLKPGDRVVVPSTISCGWCAYCRSGYTAQCDTANPNGPQAGTAFFGGPAQTGPFDGLQADYARIPHANVGLVKLPDGITDDQAIMLSDIFPTGYFGADIAEITEGDTVAVFGCGPVGQFAIISARLMGAERVIAVDRLPDRLEAARAKGAEIVNFEEEDPVEAIRALTGGIGVDRVIDAVGVDAAAPGEKPGESATQVLDQAIAAMAKAGTLAIIGVYPPNVHSFPIGQAMMRNVTINMGNCNHRRYLPRLVDLVAAGTIDPATVLTRNAPLMSAIDAYRQFDRQADGWLKVSLTPGSRA, encoded by the coding sequence ATGAAAGCCGTCGTTTTCCACGACGTGGGCGATATCCGTCTCGACACCGTCGCCGATCCGGGGCTTCAGGCCCCGACCGACGCCATCATCCGCATCACCGCCAGCGCCATCTGCGGCACCGATCTGCACATGGTCCGCGGCACCATGCCGGGCATGAAGCCGGGCACGATCCTGGGCCATGAAGCGATCGGCATCATCGAGGAACCGGGGTCGCAGATGCGCAATCTGAAACCCGGCGACCGGGTTGTGGTGCCGTCGACGATCAGCTGCGGCTGGTGCGCCTATTGCCGGTCCGGCTATACCGCGCAATGCGACACCGCCAACCCCAACGGCCCCCAGGCCGGCACCGCCTTCTTCGGCGGCCCGGCCCAGACCGGCCCCTTCGACGGGCTGCAGGCAGACTATGCCCGCATCCCCCATGCCAATGTCGGCCTGGTCAAGCTGCCCGACGGCATCACCGACGATCAGGCGATCATGCTCTCCGACATCTTCCCCACCGGCTATTTCGGCGCCGATATCGCCGAGATCACCGAGGGCGACACGGTGGCGGTGTTCGGCTGCGGCCCGGTGGGCCAGTTCGCGATCATCTCGGCCCGGCTGATGGGGGCCGAGCGGGTGATCGCCGTCGACCGCCTGCCCGACCGGCTGGAAGCCGCCCGCGCCAAGGGCGCCGAGATCGTGAATTTCGAGGAAGAGGACCCGGTGGAAGCCATCCGCGCGCTGACCGGCGGCATCGGCGTCGACCGGGTGATCGATGCGGTGGGCGTGGATGCCGCCGCCCCGGGCGAAAAGCCGGGCGAGAGCGCGACCCAGGTGCTCGACCAGGCCATTGCGGCCATGGCCAAGGCCGGCACGCTCGCCATCATCGGCGTCTATCCGCCGAATGTGCACAGCTTCCCGATCGGCCAGGCGATGATGCGCAACGTCACGATCAACATGGGCAATTGCAACCATCGCCGCTATCTGCCGCGGCTGGTGGATCTGGTGGCGGCCGGCACCATCGACCCCGCCACCGTGCTCACCCGCAACGCCCCGCTGATGTCGGCGATCGACGCCTATCGGCAGTTCGACCGCCAGGCCGATGGCTGGCTGAAGGTCTCGCTGACCCCGGGCAGCCGGGCCTAG
- a CDS encoding DUF2934 domain-containing protein, with the protein MTRQSPEQRTTSRDDRIKEHMHRLWKEEGAIPGREADYRGRAEELVAIEDNQHLTTFRPGSPRDRIRNDPTEPLEAVENQGEFPTLTDQGEERTTPRPVPPRDDDIPG; encoded by the coding sequence ATGACCAGGCAGAGCCCGGAGCAGAGAACAACCAGCAGGGATGACCGGATCAAGGAACACATGCATCGGTTGTGGAAGGAAGAGGGCGCCATCCCGGGGCGCGAGGCGGACTACCGCGGCCGTGCCGAAGAGCTGGTGGCGATCGAGGACAACCAGCACCTGACCACCTTCCGCCCCGGATCCCCCCGCGACCGCATCCGCAACGACCCCACCGAACCGCTGGAGGCGGTGGAGAACCAGGGCGAGTTCCCGACCCTGACCGACCAGGGCGAAGAGCGCACCACCCCCCGGCCGGTGCCGCCCCGGGATGACGACATTCCGGGGTGA
- a CDS encoding mechanosensitive ion channel family protein — translation MDLLRTPRWLAELAAAMPAGTGYLLLLIVAVGVALIAHRLFFRLLTIVVPRTGKGFRTEVFRRVRGPVRLAFILIALRAIAPELAVDDDAGAIIGRVLQLGVIALIGWIAVSVLRALADVSRRRYRIDVDDNLVARKHRTQLMLLQRVGIGLVVVVTVAAMLMTFPSVRQYGVSLFASAGVAGIVIGFAAQSILANLIAGIQIALTQPIRIEDAVVVENEWGWVEEIAATYVVIRLWDWRRLVLPISYFIEKPFQNWTRETAGIIGTVIWQVDYAMSFARMREKLDEFLKQSKLWDGKVGVLQVIDTTERTVTIRALMSAHNSPTAWDLRCEIREKMLVWMQEDCPEGLPRLRNDVTAALHAPDRAATGSDGQEPLTPEALDRMGVRQ, via the coding sequence ATGGACCTGCTCAGAACCCCGCGCTGGCTGGCGGAGCTTGCCGCCGCCATGCCGGCCGGGACCGGTTATCTGCTACTGCTGATCGTGGCGGTGGGCGTGGCGCTGATCGCCCACCGCCTGTTCTTCCGCCTGCTCACCATCGTGGTGCCGCGCACCGGCAAGGGCTTCCGCACCGAAGTCTTCCGCCGGGTGCGGGGCCCCGTGCGTCTGGCGTTCATCCTGATCGCGCTGCGGGCGATCGCCCCCGAACTCGCCGTCGACGACGACGCAGGCGCCATCATCGGCCGGGTGCTGCAGCTGGGGGTGATCGCGCTGATCGGCTGGATCGCCGTCTCGGTGCTGCGCGCGCTGGCCGATGTCAGCCGCCGCCGCTATCGCATCGATGTCGACGACAATCTGGTGGCGCGCAAGCACCGCACCCAGCTGATGCTGCTGCAACGGGTCGGCATCGGCCTGGTGGTGGTGGTGACGGTGGCGGCCATGCTGATGACCTTCCCGTCGGTGCGCCAGTACGGCGTCAGCCTGTTCGCCTCGGCCGGTGTCGCCGGCATCGTGATCGGCTTCGCCGCCCAGTCGATCCTGGCCAATCTGATCGCCGGCATCCAGATCGCCCTTACCCAGCCGATCCGCATCGAGGATGCGGTGGTGGTGGAAAACGAATGGGGCTGGGTGGAGGAAATCGCCGCCACCTATGTCGTGATCCGGCTGTGGGACTGGCGCCGGCTGGTGCTGCCGATTTCGTATTTCATCGAAAAACCCTTCCAGAACTGGACCCGCGAGACCGCCGGCATCATCGGCACGGTGATCTGGCAGGTGGACTACGCCATGTCCTTCGCCCGCATGCGCGAAAAGCTCGACGAGTTTCTGAAGCAGAGCAAACTCTGGGACGGCAAGGTCGGCGTGCTGCAGGTGATCGACACCACCGAACGCACGGTCACCATCCGCGCGCTGATGAGCGCCCACAACTCCCCCACCGCCTGGGATCTGCGCTGCGAAATCCGCGAGAAGATGCTGGTCTGGATGCAGGAGGACTGCCCGGAGGGGCTGCCGCGGCTGCGCAACGACGTGACCGCAGCCCTCCATGCCCCCGACCGGGCGGCAACCGGCAGCGACGGACAGGAACCGCTGACCCCGGAGGCGCTGGACCGCATGGGCGTGCGGCAGTAA
- a CDS encoding cold-shock protein, with protein sequence MATGTVKWFNATKGFGFIQPDEGGADAFVHISAVQRSGLTELREGQKVSYELIADRRSGKLAAANLSLID encoded by the coding sequence ATGGCGACGGGAACCGTGAAGTGGTTCAACGCCACCAAAGGCTTCGGCTTCATTCAGCCCGACGAGGGCGGAGCCGATGCCTTCGTGCACATCAGCGCCGTTCAGCGCTCGGGCCTGACCGAGCTGCGTGAGGGCCAGAAGGTCTCTTACGAGCTGATCGCCGACCGCCGCAGCGGCAAGCTGGCGGCCGCCAACCTCTCCCTGATCGACTGA